In Oryza sativa Japonica Group chromosome 8, ASM3414082v1, the sequence CTCAGCTGCAAGGCTAACACATTACATGTACGCATGTTTACCCCAAATAATATGTTAATTGTATTAGAAGTAGGGCTTGTATAATTTATCTTGTCAAGTATGTTTATATCTTTTGGGATATTAAGAGCTTTGCCTTTCTAAAATAAGAAATGGAAATGTGAAGAAGTTGTTACAAGTACCGAATAATGCCCATTAACATAACGAGAAAGGTCATATTTGCCACATACTTATTATTTACTCTACAGTTCACTGAATTATTACTAAAACTGAAACTAACAAAAAAATGATAGTACTTtacattgccaaaaaaaatatatttaaatttataatatttaagAGATCAAACACAATTCGTATTGATGATTTTGTTAGGTGTGTGTTTATAATGAACCTGATGGTACTTTACATTTTTCTTTGTTCATGTAAGGAACAAGAAGTTTTCACCATGCACGATATGGTTCATGATGTTGCGAGATCGGTCATGGATGAAGAGTTGGTTTTCTTTAATGACACAAAAATTAGCAGTACCACAGAACAAAAATTTTGCCACTATGCTTTGCTTGAAAATTATAGCAAGTCATCAAATCTATCAACTATATTGCCTGCCACGTTAAGGGCAGTACATACTTCGAATTGCAGCAAATTGGTGCTCCAAGGTGATGAATTTTCATTCACAAAGTTCTTGCGTGTTCTAGATTTAACTGACTGCTCCATAAGGATCCTCCCAAGCTCTATTGGCAAATTGAAGCAGCTGAGGTTTCTTATCGCTCCAAACATAGGAGATAATGTGTTCCCAAAGAGTATTACTCTGCTCCCAAAACTAAAATACCTTGACCTCCATGGATCTTTTCGAATTTCAGCATTGCAAGGATCAATTAGCAAACATGCTTGTCTGATACATCTTGACCTATCTGGTTGCTCTAATATCAGAGTTATACAGCCAGAAGCTCTATGTGGCCTCACCAAACTGCAGTTTTTGAACTTATCGTGGTGCTCCATTCTTCAAATACTGCCAGAAAATATTGCAAGTCTTACTGAACTGCAATATTTAAACTTATCAAACTGCTTCCTTCTCAGCCAATTACCATCTCATATTGGGAGCCTCACTGAACTACAATATTTGAACTTATCAGGTTGTCAGGGCCTTGTAAAATTGCCAATGTCGTTTCGGAATCTGAAGAATTTGGTACATCTTGACCTGTCAGGCTGCTCCAGGGTACAAGATTTCAAACAAGTCTTTGGTGGGCTCACCAAACTGCAGTACTTAAACTTATCAAAGATATTTGGTAGAACCAGAGTGGGTGATAATTGGGATGGTTATCCTGAAACTATCAGTACTCTTAATGATCTTGAGTATCTAAACCTTTCTCGGAATAGCAGGATTGATTATCTACCAAGAAGCCTTGGAAACCTCAAAAAGCTTCAAACATTGGACCTTTCATACTGTCGGTCTCTGAGATCCCTCCCACACAGCATAGAATTAATTGACAGTCTGGAGTTTCTAATAGTTGTGGGGTGCTCAGATCAACTTAAGGAGTATTTGAGAAAATCTCAATTCAAGAATATTCCAATATCATTACCACACTTCATTGTTCACTCTATTTCTGGTGATTCCCGCAGCAACCTTCATATGCTTGAAGATATAAATCCTGTCAGACTTGAAATAAGCTGTCTTGAAAATGTGAAGTCCATAGAAGAAGCACGAGGAATTGAGTTGTCAGAGAAACAAAATCTTTCAACATTGACATTTCATTGGACTTCAAGGGCTGACCGACTTTTGGAGGACAAGGATGTTTTGGGAGAACTAATGCCACCAAGAGGTCTGTGGAATTTAAGCATACAAGGGTATGATAGCACAACCTTCCCAACTTGGTTTGTAGGCATCTCACATCATCTTCCAAGTCTTGTTAAGATTGAGTTGAAGGATTTGCACAGATGCAGACACCTGCCACCACTGGGACAGTTGCCAAACCTGAATGAAGTGCATCTCCAACAGATGGACAGTCTCACAAAAATTGATGGCGGTTTCTGCGGTGGCGACAAAGGCGCATTCCGCAAACTGAAAGTCTTCACCTTGAGGGAtatgaaacagttggaagagtggAGCACCACAACACACAGTAAAGGTGGTGAGGATAGCATAGAGTTCATGTTCCCTATGCTAGTTACACTGTCAATAGAGCTTTGTCCAATGCTTAGACTGAAACTATGCCCACCGATGTTTCACAGCTGGCTCATATCAGAGAGCGACAAGGTTATATCTTCATGGGGTGAGATCAGACACCAACCTGCAGCCAGTGTCAGCCattccttctcttcttcttccgaCACCAACTTGGAGATCAAAGGAGTAGGGGTTGCAGCGGACGAGTGGAGGCTGCTTCACCACCACCCCACCCTCCAACAGCTGGAGATCTCCTGGTGTAAAAATCTTTTGCATCTTCCAGACGCCATCCGACATCTTCCATCACTATCTTATCCAAATTCCTAATCCGTATTTtcactacatatatatactcgtatactccctccgtcccaaaaaaaatttaaatcctagggatgaatctagatatacatGTGTCTAGGTTCATTCCTAGGATCGATTTCTTTTTTGGGCAGAGGGAGTACTGCTTAATTATTTCACATCACATCAAACAAAATTGAAAATGTCTTTGCTAAGCAGTGTTGTCTTATGTTTAGGCTGTCGACACGGGTTTAACGGAGGCTCTGATGAAGATTTTCGCTGAAGATTTCATGCCTACCGACTCTTCAGAGTAATTGTTCCTTTTGGTCGAAAGTATGCAACAGGCAAGTCTACAGTAACCTGGTGTTGTTCCATTGATGTACACTCCATTTCATAATTTCAACATGATTCACTATTATCAACTGATGCCACTCTGTATAAGATTATGCGTGTTTTCCTATAGTCCTTAAAAACCAACTAGAAGGCATGAACTATCATGATAACTGTATGTCTCTTTCTTCCAAGACCTGTTGTGTTTGTGTCGTGGTTGGCATTACCTACCAGGGGCACGCCAAACGCATGATGTGGCACCACAGTAGCCAGAGGCCAGTAGGGCTagttatcaattcaatttgttgCATTAGTTTGGATCCTTTGAATGTTTTATTACATTCTATTGTTAGGCGCTAGTAATTTGAAAATCACATGAGTAATAAATAGATAAACAAGTGTTATAAATCTATCTCTCTTTTTGtggattctcttcttccttgtGCAACCTTCCCCCCTGCACATGTTCCTGCTATCCTCACTACAGGGTATGCAATTTTCACCAACAATGACCAAGTAATAATAACCCAAGGATTCAGAATTGCCATCCGTGATTACCAAGTCACaaaccatgcaaaaaaaaacc encodes:
- the LOC9267061 gene encoding putative disease resistance protein RGA1, whose translation is MAGVVGLLAMAVVREAGAKLGTAIGEQVMMMCGFKEDLEDMKDMLESMAAVLKDAERRSVTEESVLLWLKRLKNAAYDISDMLDGFQDKSKPTTRKGITMLSCFAIAPKISMANKMKKMRDQLRKIKEGHEAFRLTPDSTPYNEHHRPDPRETTSKVIQSSIIGRDKERKQVVSLLSASDEEDTVILPIYGFGGIGKTALAQLVFNDTQFRGYDHRVWVYVSQVFDLKKIGNTIISQVSNEGNKNEYTRENINGRLCDLLEDKNTLIVLDDLWETNDFHLNELNLMLNTKGKIKVLVTTRNEDVAKKICTHKPYRLNPLDSTMCWNIIKQRSNLEARGDKDQIEQVGWVIAKKCGGIALAAHALGFLLSGMDLVEWRALSNSDIWTEAFSDNSVLPSLKLTYKNMPPYLRLCFAYCAIFPKGHNIAKASLVHQWIALGFIEPSKTFSSVRLGEKYIRQLVGMSFLQRSILHTEQEVFTMHDMVHDVARSVMDEELVFFNDTKISSTTEQKFCHYALLENYSKSSNLSTILPATLRAVHTSNCSKLVLQGDEFSFTKFLRVLDLTDCSIRILPSSIGKLKQLRFLIAPNIGDNVFPKSITLLPKLKYLDLHGSFRISALQGSISKHACLIHLDLSGCSNIRVIQPEALCGLTKLQFLNLSWCSILQILPENIASLTELQYLNLSNCFLLSQLPSHIGSLTELQYLNLSGCQGLVKLPMSFRNLKNLVHLDLSGCSRVQDFKQVFGGLTKLQYLNLSKIFGRTRVGDNWDGYPETISTLNDLEYLNLSRNSRIDYLPRSLGNLKKLQTLDLSYCRSLRSLPHSIELIDSLEFLIVVGCSDQLKEYLRKSQFKNIPISLPHFIVHSISGDSRSNLHMLEDINPVRLEISCLENVKSIEEARGIELSEKQNLSTLTFHWTSRADRLLEDKDVLGELMPPRGLWNLSIQGYDSTTFPTWFVGISHHLPSLVKIELKDLHRCRHLPPLGQLPNLNEVHLQQMDSLTKIDGGFCGGDKGAFRKLKVFTLRDMKQLEEWSTTTHSKGGEDSIEFMFPMLVTLSIELCPMLRLKLCPPMFHSWLISESDKVISSWGEIRHQPAASVSHSFSSSSDTNLEIKGVGVAADEWRLLHHHPTLQQLEISWCCRHGFNGGSDEDFR